A genomic window from Desulfonatronovibrio magnus includes:
- a CDS encoding Fur family transcriptional regulator, producing MQDTSQQSRFQEMVSRLKQTNHRITPQRLAVLEILASSHNHPSVDMIYEQLRDRFPTMSIATVYKTIAMLKEINEVLELGFPDGSNRYDGTKPFSHPHVVCTQCKAIMDPDLSLVQDLTREVVKQTGFTITGIRLDFFGVCDKCQKRT from the coding sequence ATGCAAGATACCAGTCAACAATCCCGATTTCAGGAAATGGTTTCGCGTCTCAAACAGACCAATCACAGGATTACTCCTCAAAGGCTGGCTGTACTCGAGATACTGGCTTCAAGTCATAATCACCCGTCTGTTGATATGATTTATGAGCAGTTGAGAGACAGATTTCCCACCATGAGCATTGCCACTGTCTATAAAACCATTGCCATGCTCAAGGAAATCAATGAAGTCTTAGAACTTGGCTTTCCTGACGGGAGCAATCGCTATGACGGAACCAAACCCTTTTCACACCCGCATGTGGTGTGTACGCAATGCAAGGCCATTATGGACCCTGATTTAAGCCTTGTTCAGGACCTGACCAGGGAAGTAGTCAAGCAGACTGGGTTCACCATAACCGGAATCAGGCTGGACTTTTTTGGAGTGTGCGATAAATGTCAAAAAAGGACTTAA
- a CDS encoding catalase, which produces MSKAPKLTTSAGAPVADNQNSLTAGPRGPVLMQDYQLLEKLAHQNRERIPERVVHAKGWGAHGVLTITHDITKYSKADIFSEIGKKTEMLARFSTVAGEMGAADAERDVRGFALKFYTEQGNWDMVGNNTPVFFIRDAYKFPDFIHTQKRHPKTNLRSATAMWDFWSLSPESLHQVTILMSDRGLPVGVRHINGYGSHTYSFINADNERFWVKFHFKTMQGHKHWTNAEAAEVVGRTRESTQEDLFYAIEKGDFPKWKFQVQIMPEADAEKTPYNPFDLTKVWPHGDYPVMDVGILELNRNPDNYFAEIEQAAFSPSNIVPGIGFSPDKMLQARIFSYADAHRYRLGTHYEALPVNAPKCPMHHYHKDGQMRFFANNPNPDAYYEPNSFGGPEQSPEFAEPPLKISGDADRYDHREGNDDYAQPRALFNLFDQDQKNRLFSNIAEAMQGVPENIVDRQLKLFEKVDEAYAAGVRKALDKLA; this is translated from the coding sequence ATGAGTAAAGCACCTAAACTTACAACATCAGCTGGAGCACCAGTCGCTGACAATCAGAACAGTTTAACCGCAGGGCCTCGTGGGCCTGTATTGATGCAGGATTATCAACTTCTGGAGAAACTTGCTCACCAGAACCGGGAAAGAATTCCCGAACGTGTAGTTCATGCCAAGGGATGGGGAGCACATGGCGTATTAACCATAACCCATGACATTACAAAATATTCCAAAGCAGATATTTTTTCTGAAATTGGCAAAAAAACAGAAATGCTGGCCAGATTTTCCACTGTAGCAGGAGAAATGGGAGCAGCAGACGCTGAAAGAGATGTTCGCGGCTTTGCGCTAAAGTTTTATACTGAACAAGGCAATTGGGATATGGTAGGTAATAATACTCCTGTTTTTTTCATTCGAGATGCATACAAGTTTCCTGACTTTATCCATACTCAGAAAAGACATCCTAAAACCAACCTCAGATCAGCCACTGCCATGTGGGATTTCTGGTCATTATCACCTGAATCACTGCACCAGGTTACCATTCTCATGTCTGACCGCGGTCTTCCTGTCGGGGTCCGCCATATCAACGGCTATGGTAGCCACACTTACAGCTTTATTAACGCTGATAATGAACGTTTCTGGGTTAAGTTTCACTTCAAAACCATGCAGGGACACAAGCACTGGACCAATGCCGAAGCTGCTGAAGTTGTAGGCAGAACAAGGGAGTCCACACAGGAAGACCTGTTTTATGCCATTGAAAAAGGCGACTTCCCCAAATGGAAGTTTCAGGTTCAGATTATGCCTGAGGCTGACGCAGAGAAAACACCCTACAACCCCTTTGACCTGACCAAAGTCTGGCCTCATGGTGACTATCCAGTAATGGATGTTGGAATACTTGAACTTAATCGCAACCCTGATAATTACTTTGCTGAAATTGAACAGGCCGCCTTTTCTCCATCTAATATTGTTCCAGGGATTGGTTTTTCTCCTGACAAAATGCTGCAGGCACGAATATTCTCTTATGCTGATGCCCACAGATACCGTTTAGGCACTCACTATGAAGCATTGCCTGTTAATGCTCCCAAGTGCCCAATGCATCATTATCATAAAGATGGTCAGATGCGCTTTTTTGCCAATAACCCAAACCCGGATGCCTACTATGAGCCAAACTCATTCGGCGGTCCGGAACAAAGCCCTGAATTTGCCGAGCCTCCATTAAAAATAAGCGGTGATGCAGATCGGTACGACCATCGTGAGGGCAATGATGACTATGCCCAACCCAGAGCACTGTTCAATCTTTTTGATCAGGATCAGAAAAACAGGCTATTTTCCAATATTGCTGAAGCAATGCAGGGTGTACCGGAAAATATTGTTGACAGGCAGTTAAAATTGTTTGAAAAGGTCGACGAAGCATATGCAGCTGGTGTCCGCAAGGCCTTAGACAAGCTCGCATAA
- the tgt gene encoding tRNA guanosine(34) transglycosylase Tgt produces MNNSSGQFNLEYEDGQARAGQLTTLHGVVKTPVFMPVGTQGTVKSLCPQDLNAIGAQIILSNTYHLYLRPGDELLAQFGGLHKFMNWDKPILTDSGGFQVFSLSDLRKITSDGVEFASHIDGSRHFFTPEKAIAIQNNIGSSIMMVLDECVPYGADFGYTSRSLRLTTDWARRCRDFYPPGKGPQLLFGIVQGGFHHELRSESARQITDIPFDGYALGGLSVGESKQEMLDIMYYSAPLLPVRKPRYLMGVGKPLDILEGINAGIDMFDCVLPTRNARNGTLYTSAGQVNIKRAEYKTDSTALDPECDCYTCTNFSRSYLRHLYMAKELLAYRLNSIHNLRFFVRLTSMARQAIKEGNFSSLLSKFRDL; encoded by the coding sequence ATCAATAACAGTTCAGGTCAATTCAATTTAGAGTACGAGGATGGTCAAGCCAGGGCAGGGCAGTTAACAACACTGCACGGAGTGGTAAAGACACCTGTGTTCATGCCTGTGGGAACTCAGGGGACAGTTAAAAGTCTGTGCCCTCAGGATCTTAATGCCATTGGTGCGCAAATTATTCTAAGCAATACCTATCATCTTTATCTGCGTCCTGGAGATGAGCTTCTGGCTCAATTTGGCGGGCTGCATAAATTTATGAACTGGGACAAACCCATCTTGACGGACTCAGGTGGATTCCAGGTTTTCAGTCTGTCGGATCTTAGAAAGATTACTTCTGATGGTGTGGAGTTTGCTTCTCATATTGACGGCTCAAGGCATTTTTTCACTCCAGAAAAAGCAATTGCCATTCAGAACAACATCGGCTCAAGCATTATGATGGTTTTAGATGAATGCGTACCTTATGGAGCTGATTTTGGCTATACAAGCAGATCCTTGCGTTTAACTACAGACTGGGCCAGAAGATGCAGGGATTTTTATCCGCCTGGAAAGGGGCCGCAATTACTTTTTGGAATAGTTCAGGGAGGATTTCACCATGAACTCCGGTCAGAGAGCGCGCGCCAGATCACAGATATACCTTTTGACGGTTACGCGCTTGGAGGTCTGAGTGTTGGTGAAAGCAAACAAGAGATGCTGGACATAATGTATTATTCAGCTCCACTTTTGCCGGTTCGCAAACCACGATATCTGATGGGAGTGGGCAAGCCCTTGGATATTCTTGAAGGGATAAACGCTGGTATAGATATGTTTGATTGTGTTTTGCCAACCCGCAACGCACGAAATGGAACCTTGTATACATCAGCTGGACAGGTAAATATTAAAAGAGCTGAATATAAAACTGACTCAACTGCTCTTGATCCTGAATGCGATTGTTACACCTGCACTAATTTTTCCCGTTCTTACCTGCGTCATCTATACATGGCCAAAGAGTTGCTGGCGTACAGACTTAATTCCATCCATAATCTGCGTTTTTTTGTCAGATTGACCAGTATGGCCAGGCAAGCCATAAAAGAAGGGAATTTTAGCAGTTTGCTTTCGAAATTCCGAGATCTCTGA
- the nth gene encoding endonuclease III codes for MNINTRAEVVLNRLKTRYPVLKTALNWENPWQLLIATVLSAQCTDKQVNKITPELFRKWPEPVDLAHAPLDQVAEVIRSAGFYRNKSKNIIASAKIIVSKFEGKVPSSMEDLLVLPGVARKTANIVLSGAFGLNEGIAVDTHVKRIAFRLGFTSSSNPVIIEKELMNIFVRQDWANLNHMLVFFGREVCTARKPGCAVCELSDICPRKGL; via the coding sequence GTGAATATCAACACAAGAGCTGAAGTGGTTCTAAACAGGCTCAAAACAAGGTATCCTGTTCTTAAAACCGCCCTGAACTGGGAAAATCCATGGCAATTACTGATTGCTACTGTTCTGTCAGCTCAATGTACTGACAAACAAGTGAATAAAATTACGCCTGAGCTTTTCAGAAAATGGCCGGAACCTGTTGATCTGGCCCATGCCCCATTGGATCAGGTTGCTGAGGTTATTCGATCAGCCGGTTTTTACCGTAATAAATCAAAAAACATCATTGCTTCTGCAAAAATTATAGTGTCCAAATTCGAGGGTAAGGTTCCATCCAGCATGGAAGATTTGCTTGTTCTTCCTGGAGTAGCCAGAAAAACAGCGAATATAGTATTGTCAGGAGCTTTTGGTCTGAATGAAGGCATTGCCGTTGATACTCATGTCAAGCGAATTGCTTTCAGGTTGGGCTTTACCAGCTCATCCAATCCGGTCATCATTGAAAAAGAGCTGATGAATATTTTTGTTAGACAAGACTGGGCCAATCTTAATCATATGCTTGTATTTTTTGGTCGAGAGGTATGTACAGCGAGAAAACCAGGTTGTGCTGTTTGTGAGCTTTCGGATATTTGTCCAAGAAAAGGGCTGTGA
- a CDS encoding polyprenyl synthetase family protein produces MNSKPDDFKIYLKSAADAVNSHLSTCLALPGIPDELKDSMNYSLLAGGKRIRPILCMTWARMLGVNQEEILNFACAIELIHTYSLIHDDLPCMDNDDLRRGKPTNHKLFGEAMAVLAGDGLLTHAFNMMARTDLPADNVLKALCEMSDAAGPCSMVGGQVVDIMSTGSQEIKLQDLQKMHAMKTGALIRSSCVCGAVLALSRQAEKQDLDNASEYGKSIGLAFQIVDDILDITGDEAALGKPVGSDEASDKATYPRFLGIDESRKLAKSCIDDARAALESYAGAEKIFLSNLAGYILDRAS; encoded by the coding sequence TTGAATTCTAAACCTGATGATTTCAAAATATACTTGAAAAGCGCTGCAGATGCTGTAAATAGCCATCTTTCTACTTGTTTGGCATTGCCCGGTATTCCTGATGAACTCAAAGATTCCATGAATTACAGTCTGCTTGCGGGCGGGAAAAGGATCAGGCCCATACTGTGTATGACCTGGGCCAGGATGCTGGGAGTTAATCAGGAGGAGATTCTTAACTTTGCCTGTGCTATAGAGCTGATTCATACATACTCTCTGATACATGATGATTTGCCATGTATGGACAATGATGATCTGAGAAGAGGCAAACCTACCAATCACAAACTTTTTGGTGAAGCCATGGCAGTGCTGGCCGGTGATGGTCTGTTGACGCATGCCTTTAATATGATGGCCCGCACAGACCTGCCTGCAGATAATGTTCTGAAAGCTCTTTGTGAAATGTCTGATGCTGCCGGACCTTGCAGCATGGTGGGAGGGCAGGTTGTGGACATAATGTCAACAGGCAGCCAGGAAATAAAGCTTCAAGATCTGCAGAAAATGCATGCCATGAAAACAGGTGCCCTCATCAGATCTTCATGTGTGTGCGGGGCTGTTCTTGCCCTGTCACGCCAGGCCGAGAAACAAGACCTGGACAATGCTTCTGAATATGGGAAATCCATAGGACTGGCTTTCCAGATAGTTGACGATATTCTTGATATAACCGGGGATGAAGCTGCTCTGGGAAAGCCTGTAGGCAGTGATGAGGCTTCGGATAAAGCTACTTATCCCAGGTTTCTCGGGATAGATGAAAGCAGGAAACTGGCAAAGTCATGTATAGATGATGCTCGGGCTGCTCTTGAATCTTATGCAGGAGCTGAAAAAATATTTTTATCAAATCTGGCCGGATATATTCTGGACAGGGCAAGTTGA
- the xseB gene encoding exodeoxyribonuclease VII small subunit: MAAKHVDFEKKMQKLEQIVTDLEKGDLPLEKGVKLFKEGLELTKSCREQLTKARHELTVYTGEEEEEESVEF; the protein is encoded by the coding sequence ATGGCGGCTAAACATGTTGACTTTGAAAAAAAAATGCAAAAGCTGGAACAGATTGTCACTGACCTTGAGAAAGGTGACCTGCCTCTGGAAAAAGGGGTTAAGCTGTTTAAGGAAGGTCTTGAGCTTACCAAATCATGTCGTGAACAATTAACTAAGGCCAGGCATGAATTGACTGTTTATACAGGCGAAGAAGAGGAGGAAGAATCAGTTGAATTCTAA
- a CDS encoding hybrid sensor histidine kinase/response regulator — MITSKLFRKTLIAVVSIFVLIVAASSYFSIQVLRQQMIEEYISKALSIVHSISMSVPDIFLDRDAATIQSIIDQYMDVEGVGYVFVHDQQGMVIAHTFSPAKPEYIHAHKSSPGSKDYGPRHSLVEINGRSYLDVYDSVLMGKGGYIHIGMEMSNINSRITSALLKIQGFNLFIFSICILAMYFFMQQVSKPLVQLTESARKFKERNLESEIKVDSNDEIGELASTMEGMRREIAGYVNKLKKSISNATEELQQALTYLSSIMDNMADGLVVLDEQGRIIRYNISFKQIFSISKSNLIEEDLSIYTKRDILGFYRSTASDDHQRMEFSFEDKVRGTRHIEASISMVSMTCGLSYIISFHDITARKSMETELKSLYANLEKKVHERTEKLQEANDSLNNEIALRKNAEIQLQSEKEFFAVTLKSIGDAVLITDKQGRLVFVNRVAEEILGISLENVKEKSFHTVFKLRDNLGESIEPFKRVIKTNKIYEKARGVILTGQNGVDYQISFKISPIYDRYSQILGTVMVFQDISDLLYLEEERLRKEKLESIGLLAGGIAHDFNNILTAILNHIIMVKSSMVKDDVNISKMESAQKACLRARRLTQQLLTFSKGGAPIKEATSMAELIEDTVGFALRGSNVIRNLDIPSNLWPANVDPGQISQVLENLVINSAQAMPAGGEVCIEARNITLEPGSDLPLAAGKYVRLVVSDNGCGIDSDNLQKIFDPYFTTKKSGTGLGLATTYSIINNHNGYIEVSSTRGQGTSFTIYLPAMSAELLEDVAYSKSPIESGRGRILVLDDDQEILEVVKEALDLLGYEAELVADGKNILEEYAKSVEEKNPFDLIIMDLTVPGGMGGLETMQKLKEIYPEVKAVVSSGYSQDPVMANYREHGFLGVLAKPYTISELSSLLVRMIKT; from the coding sequence GTGATTACATCCAAACTATTCAGAAAAACGCTGATTGCGGTGGTGAGCATTTTTGTACTCATTGTGGCCGCATCCTCATATTTTTCCATTCAGGTGCTGCGTCAGCAGATGATTGAAGAGTATATCAGCAAGGCTTTGAGTATAGTTCACAGCATTTCCATGTCTGTGCCGGATATTTTTCTTGACAGGGATGCAGCCACCATCCAGTCCATCATTGATCAATATATGGATGTTGAAGGGGTTGGATATGTTTTCGTTCATGATCAGCAGGGAATGGTCATAGCCCACACCTTTTCTCCGGCAAAACCTGAATACATTCATGCACATAAGTCATCGCCAGGCTCAAAAGATTATGGGCCAAGGCATTCCCTGGTAGAAATAAATGGCCGCAGCTACCTTGATGTCTATGACTCTGTTTTAATGGGCAAAGGGGGGTATATTCATATTGGAATGGAAATGTCCAATATTAACAGCAGAATTACGTCTGCACTTTTGAAGATCCAGGGCTTTAATCTGTTTATTTTTTCAATCTGCATCCTTGCCATGTACTTTTTCATGCAGCAAGTTTCCAAACCTCTGGTTCAACTGACTGAAAGCGCCCGCAAATTCAAGGAAAGAAATCTTGAGTCAGAGATTAAGGTTGATTCCAATGACGAGATTGGAGAGCTTGCGTCCACTATGGAGGGTATGCGCCGGGAAATTGCGGGATATGTTAATAAACTCAAGAAGTCCATCAGCAATGCCACAGAAGAGCTGCAACAGGCCCTTACTTATCTCAGCTCCATAATGGACAACATGGCAGATGGCTTGGTTGTCCTTGATGAACAAGGGCGCATTATAAGGTATAATATTTCTTTCAAGCAGATTTTTTCCATTAGTAAAAGCAATTTGATTGAAGAAGACTTAAGTATTTACACTAAGCGCGATATTCTTGGATTTTATCGATCCACAGCTTCAGATGATCATCAGAGGATGGAATTTTCATTCGAAGACAAAGTAAGAGGAACAAGACATATTGAAGCATCTATCTCCATGGTCAGCATGACTTGCGGACTGAGTTATATCATAAGCTTTCATGATATCACAGCGCGTAAAAGCATGGAGACGGAGCTTAAATCTCTTTACGCCAATCTTGAAAAGAAAGTTCATGAAAGAACTGAAAAACTCCAGGAGGCTAATGACAGTCTTAACAATGAAATCGCGCTTCGAAAAAATGCGGAAATTCAACTGCAGTCTGAGAAGGAGTTTTTCGCAGTCACTTTGAAAAGTATTGGAGATGCTGTTCTCATAACCGACAAACAGGGACGGCTAGTTTTTGTAAACCGCGTAGCCGAAGAGATTCTCGGAATAAGCCTGGAGAACGTCAAGGAAAAGTCTTTTCACACTGTGTTCAAACTGCGTGATAATCTGGGTGAGTCTATCGAGCCGTTCAAGCGGGTCATCAAGACGAATAAAATATACGAAAAAGCAAGAGGGGTAATTCTTACCGGCCAAAATGGTGTTGATTACCAGATCAGTTTTAAAATATCTCCCATTTACGATCGTTACAGCCAGATTCTGGGTACAGTTATGGTTTTTCAGGACATATCAGACCTGCTGTACCTGGAAGAAGAACGATTGAGGAAAGAAAAGCTTGAATCCATTGGGCTGCTGGCTGGAGGCATTGCTCATGACTTTAACAATATTCTTACGGCAATTTTGAACCATATTATAATGGTCAAATCCAGCATGGTTAAGGATGATGTCAATATTTCCAAAATGGAGTCTGCTCAAAAGGCCTGTCTGCGTGCCAGACGTTTGACTCAGCAGCTGCTTACCTTTTCAAAAGGTGGCGCTCCCATTAAGGAAGCAACATCTATGGCCGAATTAATTGAAGATACTGTTGGTTTCGCTTTGCGTGGATCCAATGTGATTAGAAATCTTGATATTCCTTCCAATTTGTGGCCTGCCAATGTTGACCCTGGACAGATATCTCAAGTTCTGGAAAATCTGGTCATTAATTCTGCTCAAGCTATGCCTGCAGGAGGGGAAGTATGCATTGAGGCGCGTAATATTACCCTTGAGCCAGGTTCTGATCTGCCTCTTGCTGCAGGAAAGTATGTCAGACTTGTGGTCAGTGACAATGGTTGCGGCATAGATTCGGATAATCTGCAGAAAATATTTGATCCTTATTTTACCACCAAAAAGAGCGGCACAGGCTTAGGTTTGGCCACTACTTACTCCATCATCAATAATCATAACGGGTATATAGAAGTCTCTTCCACCAGGGGGCAGGGTACCAGCTTCACAATTTATCTGCCAGCAATGTCTGCTGAACTGTTAGAAGATGTTGCTTATTCTAAAAGTCCCATAGAATCAGGCAGAGGCAGGATTCTGGTTTTGGATGATGACCAGGAGATACTTGAGGTTGTTAAGGAAGCACTTGATCTCTTGGGCTACGAAGCTGAACTTGTTGCTGATGGTAAAAATATTTTGGAAGAGTATGCAAAGTCTGTTGAGGAAAAGAATCCTTTTGATCTAATTATTATGGACTTGACTGTACCAGGGGGCATGGGAGGCCTGGAAACCATGCAGAAGCTGAAGGAAATATATCCTGAGGTCAAAGCAGTTGTTTCCAGCGGATATTCACAGGATCCAGTCATGGCTAACTACAGGGAGCATGGCTTTTTGGGAGTGCTTGCAAAACCGTACACTATAAGTGAATTAAGTTCCTTGCTGGTCAGGATGATTAAAACATAG
- a CDS encoding ABC transporter substrate-binding protein has translation MIKILSQLIIIFFFSNWTAWSACASDRVVLLGMSADFTGPNRGLGVEYYRGAACFFDQLNDQGGVHEHKVIIKAYDDAYDPDKALLNTIRLVEEDNVLSLFNYVGTPTTTRILPLLKYYQDQHVFLFTPLTGARPVLENPFIISLRASYDSEISVLIDKLVKEDVHRVAVLHQLDAYGRGGWQSVRNALEGHGFTIVAEATYKRGAGMNSDFLPQVTILKAQHPEAIISIAAYEPAAAFIRDARNNGLDVPIFNLSFVSADEKRDILTKLEGIHSKSYLHQLVNSNVVPFYGYEDFQPVREYAACLELRSISPPVTAHNEEYQLPGPNAVGFEGYLNAWFIADILNRTGPELERQNIARELSDYLEAGQSLHFSKVFPQWEFQDKIFFIAFEEHSPVPLEDFSGLFQ, from the coding sequence ATGATAAAGATACTATCTCAACTAATCATTATCTTTTTTTTCTCTAACTGGACAGCCTGGTCAGCATGTGCTTCAGACAGAGTGGTGCTTCTTGGTATGTCAGCGGACTTTACTGGTCCCAACCGTGGGCTGGGAGTTGAATACTACCGTGGAGCAGCATGTTTTTTTGATCAACTCAATGATCAGGGGGGAGTGCACGAGCACAAAGTTATAATCAAGGCGTATGACGATGCTTATGATCCTGATAAAGCCCTGCTGAACACTATCAGGCTGGTAGAAGAAGATAATGTTTTATCCCTTTTCAACTATGTGGGCACTCCCACCACTACGAGAATCCTGCCTTTACTGAAATATTACCAGGACCAGCATGTTTTTCTTTTCACTCCTCTCACCGGTGCCAGGCCGGTACTTGAAAATCCTTTTATCATCAGCCTCAGGGCATCGTATGATTCAGAAATCAGTGTACTTATTGACAAGCTTGTCAAGGAAGATGTGCACAGGGTGGCTGTTTTGCACCAGCTTGATGCTTATGGTCGCGGAGGATGGCAAAGTGTCCGTAATGCATTGGAGGGTCATGGTTTTACCATTGTGGCTGAAGCTACCTATAAAAGAGGGGCAGGCATGAACTCTGATTTTCTGCCCCAGGTTACTATTTTGAAAGCTCAGCATCCAGAAGCCATTATCAGCATAGCTGCCTATGAGCCTGCTGCGGCATTTATCAGGGATGCGAGAAATAATGGACTGGATGTCCCTATCTTTAATCTGTCCTTTGTAAGTGCTGATGAAAAAAGGGATATTCTGACGAAGCTTGAAGGAATACATAGTAAAAGCTATTTACACCAGCTGGTCAATTCCAATGTAGTTCCTTTTTACGGATATGAAGATTTTCAACCTGTCAGAGAATACGCTGCCTGCCTTGAACTTCGATCCATCTCGCCTCCTGTCACGGCTCACAATGAGGAGTACCAGCTTCCCGGCCCCAATGCTGTTGGCTTTGAAGGTTACCTGAATGCCTGGTTTATCGCTGATATCTTGAACAGGACTGGTCCGGAATTGGAGAGGCAAAACATTGCCCGGGAATTATCAGACTATCTTGAAGCAGGCCAGTCCTTACACTTCAGTAAAGTTTTTCCGCAATGGGAATTTCAGGATAAAATATTTTTTATTGCTTTTGAAGAGCATAGTCCAGTACCCTTAGAAGATTTTTCAGGCCTTTTTCAGTGA
- a CDS encoding tetratricopeptide repeat protein, which produces MATSQQLTIYDKILQHFVKEAKGCIMAVTHDVLFLKALKGAYKSLGLDYNSVFHKNDLEKALSDAKLILKRYSQIIFFVEANIDGYSNILTLRNIKTLFGHKCKVIVITVETERNRIIQMYEMGGDNVIVKPVSINALIQKIALTLNPNNNLAKMVDEARSLIQEEKFDEAEKVTDSILKEKPDSAIALILKGEIAQSREQYETAEEMYIKASSQSKMYLEPLKKLSQLYEQINNMEKKLEYLKKLDRLSPLNHDRKIDIGQTYLQMDEEELARESFDEAVKQIEKQARDMVSSTLMRIAKSVGESRQDLKSHYIAKAISNKGSSLTREDLWMFNEIGISLRQQGKWEEAIEYYSEGLRISPMDGGLYYNMGMAYAQGKQYYKALENFQKAISNTPDIVYQTGSIGYNIARVYLTLNKHDDAARYLKKSLEADPDYEKSQALLKKIYK; this is translated from the coding sequence ATGGCTACCAGTCAACAACTAACTATTTATGACAAAATCCTTCAGCACTTTGTAAAAGAGGCCAAGGGGTGCATCATGGCTGTCACCCATGATGTGCTGTTTTTAAAAGCACTCAAGGGAGCATACAAGTCTTTGGGCCTTGATTACAACAGTGTATTTCATAAAAATGATCTGGAAAAGGCATTATCTGATGCTAAATTGATCCTGAAACGCTATTCGCAAATTATTTTTTTTGTAGAGGCAAACATTGATGGTTACAGCAATATTCTTACATTGCGAAATATCAAAACCTTATTTGGTCATAAATGCAAGGTTATTGTCATTACTGTGGAGACTGAAAGAAATAGAATTATTCAGATGTATGAAATGGGAGGAGACAATGTCATTGTCAAACCTGTATCCATAAACGCTCTGATTCAAAAAATCGCTTTAACCTTGAACCCCAACAACAATCTGGCCAAAATGGTAGATGAAGCCAGAAGTCTGATTCAGGAAGAAAAATTCGATGAAGCCGAAAAGGTTACTGACAGCATTCTTAAAGAAAAGCCTGACAGTGCCATTGCCCTGATTCTCAAAGGTGAAATTGCACAAAGCCGAGAGCAATACGAAACAGCAGAAGAAATGTACATTAAGGCCAGTTCGCAAAGCAAGATGTATCTTGAACCACTCAAAAAATTATCCCAACTATATGAACAGATCAATAATATGGAAAAAAAGCTTGAATATCTCAAAAAACTCGATCGTTTGTCCCCTCTTAATCACGACCGGAAAATAGACATCGGCCAGACATACCTTCAAATGGATGAGGAAGAACTGGCAAGGGAAAGCTTTGACGAAGCAGTGAAGCAGATTGAGAAGCAGGCCAGGGACATGGTGAGCTCAACGTTGATGCGCATTGCCAAATCTGTAGGCGAGTCCAGACAGGACCTGAAGAGTCATTATATTGCCAAAGCCATATCAAATAAAGGCAGCAGCCTGACCAGGGAAGATCTGTGGATGTTTAACGAAATCGGCATCAGCCTCAGACAGCAGGGCAAATGGGAAGAAGCCATTGAATATTACAGCGAAGGTCTGAGAATATCTCCCATGGACGGAGGACTTTACTACAACATGGGGATGGCTTATGCCCAGGGCAAGCAGTATTACAAGGCACTGGAAAATTTTCAGAAAGCCATCAGCAACACCCCGGATATTGTTTACCAGACAGGAAGTATTGGATATAATATAGCCAGAGTGTACCTCACACTAAACAAGCATGATGACGCAGCGAGATACCTCAAAAAATCACTTGAAGCTGATCCAGACTATGAAAAATCACAAGCACTGCTTAAAAAAATCTACAAATAA